One segment of Metallosphaera cuprina Ar-4 DNA contains the following:
- the dcd gene encoding dCTP deaminase, producing the protein MILGDRDLRYYLEKGWIKVEPLLEDSVRENGIDMRVGEEIARFKNTNKVFEEGMDTNDFFIKEHGIEFVIHPNEHVLMVTEEYIKLPQDIMAFVNIRSSFARLGLLVPPTIVDAGFEGQLTIEIMGSGFPVKLRKGSRFLHLIFAKTLTPVEKPYKGKYQGQRGVTVPRFNNNKLS; encoded by the coding sequence ATGATTCTTGGCGATCGTGATCTTAGGTATTACTTAGAAAAAGGATGGATAAAAGTAGAACCTCTACTAGAGGATAGCGTGAGAGAGAACGGAATAGACATGAGAGTGGGGGAAGAGATTGCAAGGTTCAAGAACACCAATAAAGTTTTCGAAGAGGGTATGGATACAAACGATTTCTTCATAAAGGAACATGGAATAGAGTTCGTCATACATCCAAACGAACATGTCTTGATGGTTACAGAGGAGTACATTAAATTACCTCAGGACATTATGGCGTTTGTAAATATTCGATCTAGCTTCGCAAGGTTAGGTCTATTGGTACCTCCAACTATTGTAGATGCTGGATTCGAGGGACAATTGACAATAGAGATAATGGGTTCCGGCTTTCCAGTGAAGTTGAGAAAAGGATCAAGATTTTTACATCTAATTTTTGCGAAGACTCTTACGCCCGTCGAAAAACCTTATAAAGGAAAGTATCAGGGTCAAAGAGGTGTAACAGTTCCTAGATTTAATAACAATAAATTAAGTTAG
- a CDS encoding acetyl-CoA carboxylase biotin carboxylase subunit gives MPPFSRVLVSNRGEIAVRVMKAIKEMGMTAIAVYSEADKYALHVKYADEAYYIGPSPALESYLNIPRIIDAAEKAHADAIHPGYGFLSENADFVEAVEKAGITYIGPSADVMRKIKDKLDGKRIAVQAGVPIAPGSDGPVSSIDEALKLAERIGYPIMVKAASGGGGVGITKIDSPDQLIDAWERNKRLATQAFGKSDLYIEKAAVNPRHIEFQLIGDKYGNYVVAWERECTIQRRNQKLIEEAPSPAITMEERSKMFEPIMKYGHILNYFTLGTFETVFSDATREFYFLELNKRLQVEHPTTELIFRMDLVKLQIRLAAGEHLPFTQEELNKRARGASIEFRINAEDPLNDFSGSSGYITYYKEPSGPGVRTDSGVVEGSWVPPFYDSLISKLIVYGENRPYAIQTAIRALDDYKIGGVKTTISLYKLIMRDPDFQEGKFSTAYISQKMNSLTKKLRTEEEMLASIAVVLQSRGMLRKRAPVSQVQTKSESGWKSYGLIMQSSPRVMWR, from the coding sequence ATGCCACCATTTAGTAGAGTACTTGTCTCCAATAGGGGCGAAATAGCTGTAAGAGTAATGAAAGCGATAAAGGAAATGGGAATGACCGCGATAGCTGTATATTCTGAGGCTGATAAATATGCACTCCATGTAAAATATGCGGACGAAGCTTATTATATTGGTCCGTCTCCGGCACTGGAAAGTTACCTGAACATACCACGTATTATAGACGCGGCAGAGAAGGCTCATGCTGACGCTATCCATCCAGGATACGGTTTCTTATCCGAAAATGCAGATTTTGTAGAGGCAGTAGAAAAGGCCGGAATTACGTACATAGGTCCTTCAGCAGACGTTATGAGAAAGATAAAAGACAAATTAGATGGAAAGAGAATAGCTGTTCAGGCAGGAGTTCCTATTGCCCCTGGCTCAGATGGTCCAGTGAGCTCTATAGACGAGGCATTGAAATTGGCAGAAAGGATAGGTTATCCGATAATGGTTAAGGCGGCAAGTGGAGGAGGAGGTGTAGGGATAACTAAAATAGATTCTCCAGATCAATTAATCGATGCATGGGAAAGAAATAAAAGATTGGCAACGCAGGCCTTTGGAAAGTCTGACCTTTATATTGAAAAAGCTGCAGTTAATCCAAGACATATAGAGTTTCAGCTAATAGGAGATAAGTATGGTAACTACGTAGTAGCATGGGAAAGGGAGTGTACAATCCAGAGAAGAAATCAGAAATTGATAGAGGAAGCCCCATCACCTGCCATTACAATGGAAGAAAGGTCAAAGATGTTCGAGCCTATAATGAAATATGGCCATATACTTAATTATTTTACATTAGGTACATTCGAAACAGTGTTTTCTGACGCTACTAGGGAATTCTATTTCCTAGAGCTAAACAAAAGATTACAGGTCGAGCATCCCACAACGGAGCTAATATTCAGAATGGACCTAGTTAAGCTCCAGATAAGACTGGCTGCTGGAGAACATCTTCCATTTACACAGGAAGAGTTAAACAAGAGAGCTAGAGGCGCTTCAATAGAATTCAGAATCAACGCAGAGGATCCTTTGAACGATTTTAGTGGAAGCTCTGGGTACATAACGTACTATAAGGAACCCTCTGGTCCAGGAGTTAGGACGGACAGCGGTGTAGTTGAAGGGAGCTGGGTACCACCTTTTTATGACTCATTAATTTCAAAACTAATAGTTTACGGCGAGAACAGACCTTATGCGATACAAACCGCAATAAGGGCTTTAGACGATTATAAGATAGGGGGAGTTAAAACCACTATCTCTTTATACAAGCTGATAATGAGGGATCCGGACTTTCAGGAGGGTAAGTTTAGTACTGCTTACATATCACAGAAAATGAATTCGTTAACTAAGAAACTTAGAACAGAGGAGGAGATGTTAGCCTCCATTGCCGTAGTTTTACAAAGTAGAGGCATGTTAAGAAAGAGGGCTCCTGTAAGTCAGGTACAGACGAAGTCTGAATCGGGCTGGAAAAGTTACGGACTGATCATGCAGAGCTCCCCTAGGGTGATGTGGAGATGA
- the pdo gene encoding protein disulfide oxidoreductase, with protein MEEYAELFTEDVKNALQDALKDMRNSVEGMVFIDSSNSNCQYCDVTVKFMDFVKQAAPKNKNGESLLNIKVYDLARERETAAKYGVSRVPTVAFLEGKIRWTGAPLGEEIRALVETIVRLSQGESGLSPETISTIKEKLNGHIKVEVMVTPSCPYCPYAALLSHMVAYEACKISKCNVVSDVVESYENPDIAEKYQVMSVPTVAINESVEFIGVPQEENFLNTLLEKQS; from the coding sequence ATGGAAGAATATGCTGAACTGTTTACAGAAGATGTCAAAAATGCCCTTCAAGACGCTTTAAAGGATATGAGAAACAGCGTTGAAGGTATGGTATTCATTGATTCTAGCAATTCTAACTGCCAGTATTGTGACGTAACTGTGAAGTTCATGGATTTTGTAAAACAAGCTGCTCCTAAAAACAAAAATGGAGAAAGTCTACTGAATATAAAAGTCTACGATTTGGCTAGGGAGAGAGAAACGGCGGCTAAATATGGAGTATCAAGAGTTCCAACGGTCGCTTTCTTGGAGGGTAAGATTAGATGGACAGGAGCCCCACTCGGAGAGGAGATAAGGGCTCTTGTGGAGACTATAGTTAGGCTTTCTCAAGGAGAGAGCGGTCTAAGCCCTGAGACTATTAGTACGATTAAGGAGAAACTAAACGGCCATATAAAGGTTGAAGTTATGGTAACTCCTTCATGTCCATACTGTCCTTATGCTGCACTTTTATCACATATGGTCGCATACGAAGCTTGTAAGATTAGCAAGTGCAATGTAGTGTCTGACGTCGTAGAGTCCTACGAGAATCCAGACATAGCAGAGAAATATCAAGTAATGTCCGTGCCCACTGTTGCGATTAATGAATCTGTAGAGTTCATAGGAGTACCACAGGAGGAAAACTTCCTTAACACATTGCTCGAAAAACAATCATAG
- a CDS encoding Rqc2 family fibronectin-binding protein, which produces MSLKLTRKQTMSYIDLLAWLVENRTKLEGCRIDNIFSTNLNGIYLFSIHCINNDLQLLIEPGKRIHFTQFNREKTLDSKSKSLRELVRGKVIKKAEIVNRERIVKMCLDTEYIYIELLPKGTLIITDQDNKIKFSLERREFKDRTIRPGEIYKLPTPVSISAEEEKELLKKGSISKILGVPQDLLNILSIRVNTLEDLKEAREKITKLIGEIQNGKIEPCVSPESGTWPIFFEGCVKKSSYNEALDEYFTNLEKHEIAGSVDQSEIKKLEVTISKLYEILNQTKQEADLNRVKGRLIMENYPYVETMMSNGPSEIEINGVKIEIDPSKSIAKNAALYFDKAKELEEKIKKTEETIVELERKKQDLLSKTKEEIESSKVLIRKREWFEKYHWTITKNGYIVIAGRDIDQNESLVKKFLGDDDIFLHADIQGAPATVIKSPNSISDEDLLDAATLAASYSKAWKLGLGSIDVFWVYGKQVSKSPPSGEYLPKGSFMIYGKKNFIKNVKLELTVGINTKEGFRIEVGSFNTISSRCDVYVSLEPGDSDVEKIGERISRIFSRQMGESGIKGLRDEIIKVIPGKSKIKRTSEHLDPN; this is translated from the coding sequence ATGTCTTTAAAGTTGACAAGAAAACAGACCATGAGTTATATAGACTTACTTGCGTGGTTGGTTGAGAACAGAACGAAACTAGAAGGTTGTAGAATAGACAATATTTTTTCTACAAATTTGAACGGTATATATTTATTCTCTATTCATTGTATAAATAATGATTTACAGCTTTTAATTGAGCCTGGAAAAAGAATTCATTTTACTCAATTTAATAGAGAAAAAACTCTAGATTCTAAATCTAAATCTTTAAGAGAGTTGGTAAGAGGTAAAGTAATAAAGAAAGCAGAGATAGTAAACAGAGAAAGAATTGTTAAAATGTGTCTTGATACTGAATATATATACATAGAGTTACTTCCTAAAGGAACTCTTATTATTACTGATCAAGATAACAAAATAAAATTTTCCCTTGAAAGAAGAGAGTTTAAAGATAGAACGATAAGGCCTGGAGAGATCTATAAGTTGCCTACACCTGTCTCAATATCCGCCGAGGAAGAGAAGGAGTTGCTTAAGAAAGGTTCAATCTCAAAGATACTAGGCGTGCCACAGGACTTACTTAATATTCTTTCGATACGAGTTAATACTTTAGAAGATCTGAAAGAGGCGAGAGAGAAAATAACGAAACTTATAGGTGAGATACAAAATGGCAAGATTGAACCTTGCGTTAGCCCGGAAAGCGGAACTTGGCCCATATTTTTTGAGGGATGCGTAAAAAAATCTAGCTATAATGAAGCTTTAGACGAATATTTCACTAACCTTGAAAAACATGAAATAGCTGGGTCAGTAGATCAAAGCGAAATTAAGAAATTAGAAGTTACAATATCTAAACTCTACGAAATACTAAATCAGACTAAACAAGAGGCTGATCTGAACAGAGTTAAAGGGAGGCTAATAATGGAGAATTATCCCTATGTGGAGACTATGATGTCTAACGGTCCTAGTGAAATTGAGATAAACGGAGTCAAGATAGAAATAGACCCATCTAAATCTATTGCAAAAAACGCTGCTTTATATTTCGATAAAGCGAAGGAGCTGGAGGAAAAGATTAAGAAGACCGAAGAGACTATAGTTGAGTTAGAGAGAAAAAAACAAGATTTGCTATCAAAAACTAAAGAGGAGATAGAAAGTAGCAAGGTTCTAATAAGGAAAAGAGAATGGTTTGAAAAATATCACTGGACCATAACTAAAAATGGGTACATTGTTATAGCTGGGAGAGACATAGATCAGAACGAAAGCCTAGTAAAAAAGTTCCTAGGGGACGATGACATATTTCTTCACGCTGACATCCAGGGAGCCCCTGCAACAGTAATCAAGAGTCCCAATTCGATTAGCGACGAGGACTTATTGGATGCTGCGACCTTAGCCGCCTCTTACTCTAAGGCCTGGAAATTAGGACTGGGTTCGATTGATGTGTTCTGGGTATACGGTAAGCAGGTATCTAAATCGCCTCCATCAGGTGAGTATCTACCCAAAGGATCATTCATGATCTATGGTAAGAAAAACTTCATTAAAAATGTAAAACTCGAGTTAACTGTAGGTATTAATACGAAGGAGGGTTTCAGAATCGAGGTAGGATCGTTTAACACTATATCCTCAAGATGTGATGTGTACGTATCGTTAGAACCTGGAGATTCTGATGTTGAAAAGATTGGGGAACGAATTAGTAGGATCTTTTCAAGACAAATGGGTGAAAGTGGAATAAAAGGTCTAAGGGACGAGATAATTAAAGTAATACCTGGAAAATCTAAAATTAAACGTACTAGCGAACATTTAGATCCTAATTAA
- a CDS encoding MBL fold metallo-hydrolase yields the protein MRASVERNGAILLGENFTVDGHWKRAFRVVTHFHSDHIIQLNRSVTECSWIIATKPTLDVLNTLGYTIPKNKRLELGYNVTINIESEKLTLHPSDHVFGSAQVEVTTLNGETIAYTGDFKNPGKGTPILDPDILIIESTYGKPEFTRKFKDEVEQLTADYINEALTKLPVRIYGYHGKIQEIMKRLREHGIIAPFVVDGKIMEITQVAISNGMRIDDVFSVEQAKEQGIIKDNWYIEFLHFNQFKKRISKFTNFLLSGWEFETPIRRIDKSSYGIAFSDHADFEDLIYYVDNSKARFVITEGGRRGYSRELAKYINLLLKRRSISLPD from the coding sequence ATGAGGGCAAGCGTAGAAAGGAATGGGGCAATCCTACTCGGAGAAAACTTTACAGTGGATGGACATTGGAAGAGAGCCTTTAGGGTAGTAACGCACTTTCACTCCGATCATATTATTCAGCTTAATAGGAGCGTGACCGAGTGTTCGTGGATAATCGCAACCAAACCCACGTTGGATGTTCTAAACACCCTAGGTTATACTATACCTAAAAATAAGAGATTAGAATTAGGTTATAACGTAACTATCAATATAGAGTCGGAAAAACTAACGTTGCACCCGTCAGATCACGTTTTTGGATCGGCTCAGGTCGAAGTCACTACACTTAACGGAGAAACCATAGCTTACACTGGAGATTTTAAGAACCCAGGAAAAGGTACACCTATATTAGATCCTGATATTCTTATCATAGAGTCTACATATGGCAAGCCTGAGTTCACTAGGAAGTTTAAGGATGAAGTTGAACAATTAACGGCAGATTATATAAACGAGGCTCTAACTAAACTACCAGTTAGAATATATGGATATCATGGCAAGATCCAAGAAATAATGAAAAGGCTTAGAGAGCATGGGATAATCGCACCCTTTGTGGTCGATGGAAAAATCATGGAAATTACTCAGGTTGCGATATCTAACGGTATGAGAATAGACGACGTTTTTTCAGTAGAGCAGGCTAAAGAACAGGGAATCATAAAAGACAATTGGTACATTGAGTTCCTTCATTTCAATCAATTTAAGAAAAGAATATCAAAGTTTACAAACTTCCTATTATCCGGTTGGGAGTTTGAAACTCCAATAAGGCGAATTGACAAGAGCTCTTACGGTATAGCGTTTAGTGATCACGCTGACTTTGAGGACCTTATTTACTACGTTGACAATTCCAAGGCCAGATTTGTGATTACAGAAGGAGGAAGAAGAGGATATTCTAGAGAACTAGCGAAATACATCAATTTATTATTAAAAAGGAGATCAATAAGTCTTCCGGATTAA
- a CDS encoding ATP-dependent DNA ligase has translation MKFKLIAEYFDKLEKISSRIQLTSLLSDLFKNTDKNTISKVVYIIQGRLWPDFAGMPEIGMGEKFLIKSIAMAFSKKEEEIEKIYKRIGDLGEVAYTLKNESKSSNILSFINNTTHDSELEVEEVYEDLVKIATSSGEGSRDVKIRTFAGILRKATPLEAKYLVRFVEGRLRLGIGDATVLDALAITFGGSTEYRPIVERAYNLRADLGEIAKIIDAYGIEKLKTISPTPGIPIRPMLAERLADPAEIMEKVNGNALVDYKYDGERAQIHKKGEDIYIFSRRMENITNQYIDVVDYVKKFINGDNFIIEGEIVPIDPESGEMRPFQELMHRRRKNDIYQAINEYPVSLFLFDLMLLNGQDYTTRPLLDRRAALESIIKENDKVRIASHIMVNDVNKLKEYFYQAVADGAEGVMIKSVSPDSVYKAGSRGWLWIKLKRDYQSEMADTVDLVVVGAFYGKGKRGGKFSSLLMAAYNPEKDVFETVCKVASGFSDQELDELQKKIEQLKRDEKHPRVISNMSPDVWVSPAIVAEIIGAEITISPLHTCCKNDKAGLSIRFPRFVRWRDDKSPEDATTNQEIMEMYSRQLKKIEDKPVDENI, from the coding sequence ATGAAGTTTAAGCTTATCGCTGAATATTTTGACAAATTGGAGAAAATATCTTCTAGAATTCAGCTGACATCTCTGTTGTCCGATCTCTTCAAGAACACAGACAAGAACACAATAAGTAAGGTCGTCTACATCATTCAGGGTAGACTCTGGCCGGACTTTGCAGGAATGCCAGAAATAGGCATGGGTGAAAAGTTCCTGATTAAATCAATTGCTATGGCATTTAGCAAAAAAGAGGAAGAAATTGAGAAAATCTACAAAAGAATAGGAGATTTAGGAGAAGTTGCCTATACCTTAAAAAACGAATCAAAGTCTAGTAACATATTATCATTTATTAACAATACAACACATGATTCCGAACTAGAAGTGGAGGAGGTTTATGAGGACTTAGTCAAAATAGCTACCAGCTCCGGAGAAGGGAGTAGAGACGTTAAAATAAGGACTTTCGCTGGAATCCTACGTAAGGCCACTCCTTTGGAGGCTAAATACCTTGTTAGATTCGTAGAGGGAAGACTTAGGCTTGGAATAGGCGATGCTACAGTCCTAGATGCCCTAGCTATAACTTTTGGAGGGTCTACTGAATATAGACCAATAGTAGAGAGAGCCTATAATTTGAGAGCTGACCTAGGGGAGATAGCTAAGATTATAGACGCTTACGGGATAGAGAAACTAAAAACTATATCTCCGACGCCTGGAATACCAATAAGACCCATGCTGGCAGAAAGGCTAGCTGATCCGGCAGAGATCATGGAGAAGGTGAATGGAAACGCTTTGGTCGACTATAAATATGACGGAGAAAGAGCACAAATTCATAAGAAAGGTGAGGATATATATATATTCTCTAGGAGAATGGAAAATATAACTAACCAATACATAGATGTAGTGGATTATGTGAAAAAATTCATAAATGGAGATAATTTCATCATAGAAGGTGAAATAGTACCTATAGACCCGGAGAGTGGAGAGATGAGACCTTTTCAGGAGCTCATGCATCGTAGAAGGAAAAATGATATCTATCAAGCCATAAATGAGTATCCAGTTAGTCTCTTCCTCTTCGATTTAATGTTATTAAACGGACAAGATTACACAACAAGGCCTCTCCTAGATAGAAGGGCTGCCTTAGAATCAATAATTAAAGAGAATGATAAGGTCCGAATAGCTTCTCACATTATGGTGAATGATGTGAATAAGTTAAAGGAGTACTTTTATCAAGCCGTAGCCGATGGAGCTGAAGGAGTAATGATAAAGTCCGTTTCACCTGATTCCGTATATAAGGCTGGATCTAGGGGATGGCTATGGATTAAATTAAAAAGAGATTATCAGAGCGAGATGGCCGATACTGTTGACCTAGTTGTTGTGGGAGCTTTCTATGGAAAAGGGAAGAGAGGGGGGAAATTTAGTTCTTTACTAATGGCCGCGTACAATCCCGAGAAAGACGTATTCGAGACAGTATGTAAGGTAGCATCTGGATTTAGTGATCAAGAACTTGATGAATTACAGAAAAAGATAGAACAACTGAAAAGAGACGAAAAACATCCCAGGGTCATCTCCAATATGTCTCCAGACGTTTGGGTATCTCCTGCCATTGTGGCTGAGATAATTGGAGCAGAAATAACCATCTCACCGTTGCATACATGCTGCAAGAACGATAAGGCTGGCCTATCCATAAGATTTCCTAGGTTCGTAAGATGGAGAGATGATAAGAGCCCTGAGGATGCGACGACAAACCAAGAAATCATGGAGATGTATTCTAGACAGCTCAAAAAGATCGAGGATAAACCAGTAGATGAAAATATCTAG
- a CDS encoding TIGR00296 family protein → MELLKIEEVNREKGTKLLRIARRSIEHKLKRINQIENLDVNDPILDKYGIAFVTLETDVGGNYELRGCIGYIEAVAPIKEVVSRAAIAAAFSDPRFDPLSESEMDKILIEITILTKPEPINALKREEIPSMISIGTDGLIIEKGITHAGLLLPQVPVEYCWESETFLAETCIKAGLMPDCWLDKSVSIKRFQGLIIRETSPGRGVEIVKPSEVKCKYLPKS, encoded by the coding sequence ATGGAATTACTAAAGATAGAGGAGGTAAACAGGGAAAAAGGAACGAAGTTATTGAGAATAGCTAGACGATCAATAGAACATAAATTGAAAAGAATTAATCAAATCGAGAACTTAGACGTTAACGATCCTATACTAGATAAATATGGGATAGCGTTTGTAACCCTTGAAACTGACGTTGGAGGAAACTATGAATTAAGGGGTTGTATTGGTTATATCGAAGCAGTAGCTCCCATTAAGGAGGTAGTATCAAGGGCAGCTATAGCTGCAGCTTTTTCGGATCCTAGATTTGACCCTTTGTCTGAAAGCGAGATGGACAAAATATTAATAGAAATAACCATTCTTACTAAGCCTGAACCTATTAATGCCTTAAAAAGGGAAGAGATACCTTCAATGATATCAATAGGGACTGACGGATTAATCATAGAGAAGGGAATAACGCATGCTGGGCTCCTATTACCTCAAGTTCCTGTTGAATATTGCTGGGAATCAGAAACGTTTCTAGCCGAAACATGCATAAAGGCTGGTCTCATGCCTGACTGCTGGCTTGATAAGTCAGTCAGCATAAAAAGGTTCCAGGGTTTAATTATAAGAGAGACGTCTCCTGGAAGAGGAGTTGAAATAGTGAAACCCTCTGAGGTCAAATGTAAATATCTGCCAAAATCATGA
- a CDS encoding Mut7-C RNAse domain-containing protein: MSYRKFIADAMLGKLARWLRILGYDTLYFKDSEDWKIIKIAKNENRIILTRDRALCKKAEKSSIDCFVVLPDDEIEKVLFLLSKKYGIVLEVNPDSSRCSECNGVLEKLDKNRWRCTKCKKEYWKGKHWETITEILIRARSMKDTYGITKDRGGKQGKRNEVIENS, translated from the coding sequence ATGTCTTATAGGAAGTTCATAGCAGATGCTATGTTGGGAAAATTAGCAAGGTGGCTAAGGATATTAGGTTATGACACTCTCTACTTTAAGGATTCAGAAGACTGGAAAATAATAAAGATAGCTAAGAATGAAAACAGAATTATCCTCACCCGTGACAGAGCTCTGTGCAAAAAGGCAGAAAAATCATCCATTGATTGCTTCGTAGTTTTACCTGATGATGAAATCGAAAAAGTACTGTTTCTTCTCTCAAAAAAATATGGAATTGTCCTTGAGGTTAACCCTGACTCATCTAGGTGTTCTGAGTGTAACGGAGTGCTTGAGAAACTGGATAAAAATCGTTGGAGATGCACTAAGTGTAAAAAGGAATATTGGAAAGGGAAGCACTGGGAAACTATCACTGAGATCCTTATAAGGGCAAGATCTATGAAAGATACATATGGAATTACTAAAGATAGAGGAGGTAAACAGGGAAAAAGGAACGAAGTTATTGAGAATAGCTAG
- a CDS encoding biotin/lipoyl-binding protein, with translation MKLYRVHSEVGDTFIIAQDQGQNKDKVKTENNEFEIEYVGQGRREGEIILRVNGEEHRAVIDNGWIVLDNAKIFRAERITELPTQEGQSLEEMIKGKEGEVASPLQGRVVQIRVKEGDAVNKGQPLLSIEAMKSETVISAPISGIVEKILVKSGQGVKKGDILIVIK, from the coding sequence ATGAAGCTTTACAGAGTACACTCAGAGGTCGGAGATACATTCATCATAGCTCAGGACCAGGGCCAGAACAAAGATAAGGTTAAGACTGAGAATAATGAGTTTGAGATCGAGTACGTTGGACAGGGAAGGAGAGAGGGAGAAATAATTCTAAGGGTTAATGGAGAAGAACATAGGGCGGTAATAGATAATGGATGGATTGTTCTCGACAACGCCAAGATATTTAGAGCCGAAAGGATAACAGAGCTTCCTACGCAAGAGGGACAATCTCTTGAAGAAATGATAAAGGGTAAGGAAGGGGAGGTTGCATCACCTTTGCAAGGGAGAGTAGTACAGATAAGAGTAAAGGAGGGTGATGCGGTAAACAAGGGACAACCTCTTCTCTCAATAGAAGCGATGAAGTCCGAAACTGTGATATCGGCACCTATTAGCGGGATTGTGGAGAAGATACTCGTTAAGTCCGGACAAGGAGTTAAGAAGGGAGACATCCTGATAGTAATTAAATAA
- the rimI gene encoding ribosomal protein S18-alanine N-acetyltransferase codes for MVEFIEEKREYTIRNARADDIDSIIRINRLALPENYPYYFFVEHVRDWGEAFFVAVVDSEIVGYIMPRIETGFSNLRSFIPLVKKGHVVSIAVLEEFRRRGIGKRLLLSSMEKMKEIYGAEEVYLEVRVSNIPAISLYEKLGYKKVKLLKHYYADGEDAYLMATSL; via the coding sequence ATGGTCGAGTTTATCGAGGAAAAGAGGGAATATACCATAAGAAACGCTAGAGCCGATGATATAGACTCAATTATCAGAATTAATAGACTAGCTTTACCTGAGAATTATCCCTATTATTTCTTTGTCGAGCACGTTAGAGATTGGGGGGAAGCATTTTTCGTAGCAGTTGTTGATAGCGAGATAGTTGGTTATATAATGCCTAGAATAGAAACTGGTTTTAGTAATTTGAGATCATTCATTCCGCTAGTTAAGAAAGGCCATGTTGTGTCTATAGCTGTGTTAGAGGAGTTCAGGAGGAGAGGAATAGGCAAAAGGTTGCTCCTATCTTCTATGGAAAAGATGAAAGAGATATATGGAGCAGAAGAAGTGTACCTTGAAGTAAGAGTAAGCAATATACCGGCCATTTCACTTTATGAAAAACTAGGTTACAAGAAGGTCAAGCTTCTCAAGCATTACTATGCTGATGGAGAGGATGCCTATCTGATGGCTACATCACTTTGA